The following nucleotide sequence is from Terriglobales bacterium.
CCGCAGTCAGGCTAGGGGATATCTTGCTGCGTCGTGTTCCTGCCGCCCTCGGTGCCTGTTGGGACGACGAATGCAGCCAGCTTGCTGCCGCGCGGATTGGTTCTGTTTTGGGATGGACTGAGACGCAACAGCGCTCTGAGCTGGAAAGCTTTGCGGAAGAGCGACGACGCTTCCTGCATCCTGTCGCGTCCGCTTCTGTAGTCCGCGACCGGGAGTCACTCTTTGTGGAAGACACGCGCTAAGAGGACTGTGTCATCGGAAATTAATCCGTCAACCCCAAGTTCCGCGAGACGCAGCATTTCCTTTTGCCGATTTACAGTCCACACAAAAATTCGTTTGCCTGCGGAATGCAGCTCGTCCACTAAAGTCTTGGTGGCAAGTTTCTTCTGGGTCATCACCTCTCGAATCGGCAGTGATGGCCAACGCCTGAGCTGACGCACATTCTCGCAAATCAGTCCGAGCGGGATGTCCCTTCCGGATGCGTGAACTGCCTTCAGCACATCGGGCAGAAATGAGGAAACCACAAAGCTGTTGCGATCGGCGGCGTTTAGTACGTCTAGAATTGGCTGCACCTGGCCGGCAACCTTCAATTCGATATCGAGGTATGCGTGGCCTACAAAGCTGCGAATTACTTCGTCGGCGTTAGGCAGTTTGAACTCCGAAAGCAGGTGTTTCTCGATGCGCCTGCGCCGGTAAAACGGGTTGTGGCAGATCA
It contains:
- a CDS encoding glycerophosphodiester phosphodiesterase, which encodes MSSSRPLLLGHRGASKYAPENTVAAFNLALEHGCDGFEFDVRYTRDSHAVICHNPFYRRRRIEKHLLSEFKLPNADEVIRSFVGHAYLDIELKVAGQVQPILDVLNAADRNSFVVSSFLPDVLKAVHASGRDIPLGLICENVRQLRRWPSLPIREVMTQKKLATKTLVDELHSAGKRIFVWTVNRQKEMLRLAELGVDGLISDDTVLLARVFHKE